The Pirellulimonas nuda genome includes a region encoding these proteins:
- the gcvH gene encoding glycine cleavage system protein GcvH, which yields MNPEQLLYAKSHEWVHVEEAGVKQVATVGISAFAVEALTDLVFIELPRTGRPVTPQESFCEIESVKAVSDIYAPVAGEVVQVNDKLADHLELFSDDPYGEGWICKIEITDPAGLKALMDYEAYQKMCAEEAQ from the coding sequence ATGAACCCCGAGCAGTTGCTGTACGCCAAGAGCCACGAGTGGGTGCACGTCGAAGAGGCGGGGGTGAAGCAGGTGGCCACCGTCGGCATCTCCGCGTTTGCCGTTGAGGCGCTGACCGACCTGGTGTTCATCGAGCTCCCCAGAACGGGCCGGCCGGTCACGCCGCAAGAGTCCTTCTGTGAAATCGAGTCGGTCAAAGCGGTTAGCGACATCTACGCCCCCGTGGCGGGCGAGGTGGTGCAGGTGAACGACAAGCTGGCCGACCACCTAGAGCTGTTCAGCGACGACCCCTACGGCGAGGGCTGGATCTGCAAGATCGAGATCACCGACCCCGCGGGGCTGAAGGCGCTGATGGACTACGAGGCGTACCAGAAGATGTGCGCCGAAGAAGCTCAGTAG
- the gcvPA gene encoding aminomethyl-transferring glycine dehydrogenase subunit GcvPA produces the protein MPYLYNTPDETREMLDAIGVGSIEDLLAMVPADFRLRRALDLPPAMGEMELDQHMQMLAGQNHDASDKVCFLGGGAYDHFIPAVVDAIGGRGEFYTSYTPYQAEVAQGNLQAMFEYQSLVCRLTGMDISNSSLYDGASAAAEGVMMALASKPGRNRVLAPASLHPEYRETIETYLANLDVEVVTLPTPAGVLSIDELRAALNDQTACVLLQQPNFFGCLEDADAATAAAHEAGALLISVFDPISLGLLKRPGDYNAGDGADIVVAEGHSLGSPLAMGGPYLGILACKEALVRRMPGRIVGQTTDRRGKPCFVLTLQTREQHIRRDKATSNVCSNQALFALRAAVYLAQLGPQGLQETAGLCLQKTRYLADRLATTERFKPAFKVPVFKEFVLRDRECDVDAFIAAALDAGFLAGVPLGRWYPDLDDCLLIAVTEKRTKEELDRFVAFVEALAKDTEAAELGEMAESFG, from the coding sequence ATGCCCTACCTCTACAACACGCCCGACGAAACCCGCGAGATGCTCGACGCTATCGGCGTCGGCTCCATCGAGGACCTGCTGGCGATGGTGCCGGCCGACTTCCGCCTGCGTCGCGCGCTCGACCTCCCGCCGGCGATGGGCGAGATGGAGCTCGACCAGCACATGCAGATGCTCGCGGGCCAGAACCACGACGCGTCCGACAAGGTCTGTTTCCTCGGCGGGGGGGCGTACGACCACTTCATCCCGGCCGTGGTCGACGCCATCGGCGGTCGAGGCGAGTTCTACACCAGCTACACGCCCTACCAGGCCGAGGTCGCCCAGGGGAACCTGCAGGCGATGTTCGAATACCAGTCGCTGGTCTGCCGGCTCACCGGCATGGATATCAGCAACTCCAGCCTGTACGACGGCGCCAGCGCCGCGGCCGAGGGCGTGATGATGGCCCTGGCGAGCAAGCCGGGCCGCAACCGCGTGCTGGCCCCCGCGAGCCTGCACCCGGAGTACCGCGAGACGATCGAGACCTACCTGGCGAACCTTGATGTTGAGGTCGTCACGCTCCCCACGCCCGCCGGCGTGCTCAGTATTGACGAGCTGCGCGCGGCGCTCAACGACCAGACGGCGTGCGTGCTGCTGCAACAGCCCAACTTCTTCGGCTGCCTGGAAGACGCAGACGCCGCCACCGCCGCGGCGCACGAGGCCGGCGCGCTGCTGATCAGCGTGTTCGACCCGATCAGCCTCGGGCTGCTGAAGCGGCCCGGCGACTACAACGCCGGCGACGGCGCCGACATCGTGGTCGCCGAGGGGCACTCGCTCGGTTCGCCGCTGGCGATGGGGGGCCCGTACCTCGGCATCCTGGCCTGCAAAGAGGCGCTGGTGCGGCGCATGCCGGGCCGCATCGTCGGCCAGACCACCGACCGCCGCGGCAAGCCGTGCTTCGTGCTCACGCTGCAAACCCGCGAGCAGCACATCCGCCGCGACAAGGCCACCAGCAACGTCTGCAGCAACCAGGCGCTGTTCGCGCTGCGGGCCGCGGTCTACCTGGCCCAGCTCGGCCCCCAGGGCCTGCAAGAAACCGCCGGGCTCTGCCTGCAGAAGACCCGCTACCTGGCCGATCGGCTGGCCACGACCGAGCGATTCAAGCCCGCCTTCAAGGTGCCCGTGTTTAAAGAGTTCGTGCTCCGCGACCGCGAGTGCGACGTCGACGCGTTCATCGCCGCGGCGCTCGACGCCGGCTTCCTGGCCGGTGTGCCGCTGGGCCGCTGGTACCCGGACCTCGACGACTGCCTGCTGATCGCGGTGACCGAGAAGCGGACCAAAGAAGAGCTCGACCGCTTCGTCGCGTTCGTCGAGGCCCTGGCGAAAGACACCGAAGCCGCCGAGCTCGGCGAGATGGCGGAGTCGTTCGGCTAA
- a CDS encoding ribonuclease R family protein, whose amino-acid sequence MDQDIRNAVLAYTGSAAYKPVKPKVIGERLGLAGDALELARKTIKKMIKAGDLEYGPNHMVLPMQPGHAAREGIAAALKPGVPKVDGAPSATDKQPGTRAASGAKSVVGTFRRIGSGDGFVRPEGTPAATGRDSDVYVNKKNAGDAASGDIVRIRMDKRTGYKGKPEGKVIDVVERQTNTFVGTYLEEGGQGLVMVDGGVFTAPIYVGDPGAKGANPEDKVAIEMVRFPSHMREGEGVITQRLGASGAPGVDTMAIKIEFALPGEFPPEVLEDARGQAERFDESIPKTRTDLTGEVVATIDPVDARDFDDAISLRRIEGGHWELGVHIADVSHFVQPKTALDSEAYDRATSVYLPDEVIPMLPEIISNNLASLQPDKVRYAMTCRIEFTPEGVPVGADVFKSAIKSRRRFTYEEIDAYLAETGLVKASKSSPPRQGEGAAPGKTPTKANAKRATNPLPNPPPAGEGVKATLTPEVDALVADMFELAMMLRRRRLERGALELNMPEIKVDLDKDGRVSGAHLETQTESHQIIEEFMLAANEAVARNLRDAGLLFLRRVHGAPDPKKMAALTAFVRDLGFQVESLENRFELQKLLGEAHGDPREPALNFAALRSMQRAIYSPEEEGHYALASDCYCHFTSPIRRYPDLTVHRLLEALAIGKKPVQDEAALFAEGDHCSDREHRAASAERELTKVKLLNYLKDKIGLEMNGVITGVESFGMFIQGDKLPAEGMVHISALTDDYYKFDRASHSITGFRGGNSFRLGDPVRVAVASVDVDGRKLDFRLLGRGEGKRAPKPKKTSGRPPKGRSDKTGKHRRKKG is encoded by the coding sequence ATGGACCAAGACATCCGCAACGCCGTGCTCGCCTACACGGGAAGCGCCGCCTACAAGCCGGTCAAGCCGAAGGTGATCGGTGAGCGGCTCGGCCTGGCGGGCGACGCGCTCGAGCTGGCGCGCAAGACCATCAAGAAGATGATCAAGGCGGGCGATCTGGAGTACGGCCCAAACCACATGGTGCTGCCGATGCAGCCAGGCCACGCGGCCCGCGAGGGGATCGCCGCCGCGCTCAAGCCGGGCGTGCCCAAGGTAGACGGCGCGCCGTCGGCAACCGACAAGCAGCCCGGCACCCGGGCGGCCTCGGGCGCCAAGAGCGTGGTCGGCACCTTCCGGCGGATCGGCTCGGGGGACGGCTTTGTACGCCCCGAGGGGACCCCCGCCGCCACCGGACGCGACTCCGACGTGTACGTGAACAAGAAGAACGCCGGCGACGCCGCCAGCGGCGACATTGTCCGCATCCGCATGGACAAGCGGACCGGCTACAAGGGGAAGCCGGAAGGGAAGGTCATCGACGTCGTCGAGCGGCAGACCAACACCTTCGTCGGCACCTATCTCGAAGAGGGGGGGCAGGGGCTGGTGATGGTCGACGGCGGCGTGTTCACCGCGCCCATCTACGTCGGCGACCCCGGCGCCAAGGGCGCCAACCCCGAAGACAAAGTCGCCATCGAGATGGTCCGCTTCCCGTCGCACATGCGCGAAGGGGAGGGGGTCATCACCCAGCGGCTCGGGGCCAGCGGCGCGCCGGGGGTCGACACCATGGCCATCAAGATCGAGTTTGCGCTCCCCGGGGAGTTCCCACCCGAGGTGCTGGAAGACGCCCGCGGCCAGGCCGAGCGCTTCGACGAGTCGATCCCCAAGACCCGCACCGACCTGACCGGCGAGGTGGTGGCCACCATCGACCCGGTAGACGCTCGTGACTTTGACGACGCGATCTCGCTCCGCCGGATCGAAGGGGGCCACTGGGAGTTGGGGGTGCACATCGCGGACGTGTCGCACTTCGTGCAGCCCAAGACGGCGCTGGACAGCGAGGCGTACGACCGCGCCACCAGCGTCTACCTGCCCGACGAGGTGATCCCGATGCTGCCGGAGATCATCTCGAACAACTTGGCGAGCCTGCAGCCAGACAAGGTGCGCTACGCGATGACCTGCCGGATCGAGTTCACGCCCGAAGGCGTGCCGGTGGGCGCCGACGTGTTCAAGAGCGCGATCAAGAGCCGGCGCAGGTTCACCTACGAAGAGATCGACGCGTACCTGGCTGAGACAGGTTTGGTCAAGGCGAGCAAAAGCTCCCCTCCTCGGCAGGGGGAGGGGGCAGCCCCGGGGAAAACCCCAACCAAGGCAAACGCTAAGCGAGCCACCAACCCCCTCCCCAACCCTCCCCCTGCCGGGGAGGGAGTAAAGGCGACGCTCACCCCCGAGGTCGATGCGCTCGTCGCCGACATGTTCGAGCTGGCGATGATGCTCCGCCGCCGCCGGCTGGAGCGGGGCGCCCTCGAGCTGAACATGCCGGAGATCAAGGTCGACCTCGACAAGGACGGGCGGGTCTCCGGCGCGCACCTCGAGACGCAGACCGAGAGCCACCAGATCATCGAGGAGTTCATGCTGGCCGCCAACGAGGCGGTGGCGCGGAACCTACGCGACGCGGGGCTGCTGTTCCTACGCCGCGTGCACGGCGCCCCCGACCCGAAGAAGATGGCGGCCCTGACCGCGTTTGTCCGCGACCTGGGCTTCCAGGTCGAGAGCCTGGAGAACCGCTTCGAACTGCAGAAGCTGCTGGGCGAAGCGCACGGCGACCCGCGCGAGCCCGCGCTCAATTTCGCGGCGCTGCGGTCGATGCAGCGGGCCATCTACAGCCCCGAAGAAGAGGGGCACTACGCCCTGGCGAGCGACTGCTACTGCCACTTCACCTCGCCGATCCGCCGCTACCCCGACTTGACGGTCCACCGGCTGCTCGAGGCGCTCGCGATCGGCAAGAAGCCGGTGCAGGACGAGGCGGCGCTGTTCGCCGAGGGAGACCACTGCAGCGACCGCGAGCACCGGGCCGCCAGCGCCGAGCGCGAGCTAACCAAGGTGAAGCTGCTGAACTACCTGAAAGACAAGATCGGCCTGGAGATGAACGGCGTCATCACCGGCGTCGAGAGCTTCGGCATGTTCATCCAGGGAGACAAGCTGCCGGCCGAGGGGATGGTGCACATTTCGGCCCTGACGGACGACTACTACAAGTTCGACCGCGCCAGCCACTCAATTACCGGCTTCCGCGGCGGCAACAGCTTCCGCCTGGGCGACCCCGTGCGGGTGGCCGTGGCGAGCGTCGACGTCGACGGCCGCAAGCTCGACTTCCGCCTGCTGGGCCGCGGCGAGGGCAAACGGGCGCCCAAACCGAAGAAGACCTCCGGCCGTCCCCCCAAAGGCCGCAGCGACAAGACGGGCAAACACCGGCGCAAAAAGGGCTAG
- the gcvT gene encoding glycine cleavage system aminomethyltransferase GcvT has product MSTLARTPLHDWHSANNGRMVDFAGWSMPVQYGSIVAEHHATRRAAGLFDISHMGRIDIHGEGAQDLLECLLTRRVSDMRPGQIRYSLMCNAEGGVLDDVLAYRASEEGAPGGGSPLFQGPMHLVVNAGNRAKLIDWITDRQVEFAARIEDLTTQTAMIAVQGPKAIGIVQAMADRPIDGLKNYTGMAAKVDGVDCYASRTGYTGEDGVELICASPEAPALWEKLHAAVVAAGGSAVGLAARDTLRLEAAMPLFGHELSEEITPSQAGLGFAVNLKGREFIGSEAIAQSGEEAHPTRVGLVLDGKRSPRQGYPVMAGDAQVGVVTSGGYSPTLDRPIAMAYVGPTMHAVGTGLEVDLRGQRLHATVVELPFYRRPSSSK; this is encoded by the coding sequence ATGAGCACGCTCGCACGCACGCCGCTTCACGACTGGCATTCCGCAAACAACGGGCGGATGGTCGACTTTGCCGGCTGGAGCATGCCGGTGCAGTACGGCTCGATCGTCGCCGAGCACCACGCCACACGCCGCGCGGCGGGTCTGTTCGATATCTCGCACATGGGGCGGATCGACATCCACGGCGAGGGCGCCCAGGACCTGCTGGAGTGCCTGCTCACCCGCCGGGTGAGCGACATGCGGCCGGGCCAGATCCGCTACAGCCTGATGTGCAACGCCGAGGGGGGCGTGCTGGACGACGTGCTGGCCTACCGGGCTTCTGAAGAGGGGGCGCCGGGGGGTGGGTCGCCCCTGTTTCAAGGCCCGATGCACCTGGTGGTGAACGCCGGCAACCGCGCGAAGCTGATCGACTGGATCACCGACCGCCAGGTAGAGTTCGCCGCGCGGATCGAGGACCTGACCACGCAGACGGCGATGATCGCCGTGCAGGGGCCCAAGGCGATCGGCATTGTGCAAGCCATGGCGGACCGCCCCATCGACGGCCTGAAGAACTACACCGGCATGGCCGCCAAGGTAGACGGGGTCGATTGCTACGCGAGCCGCACCGGCTACACGGGCGAGGACGGCGTCGAGCTGATCTGTGCTTCGCCGGAAGCCCCGGCGTTGTGGGAGAAGCTGCACGCCGCGGTGGTCGCGGCCGGCGGCTCGGCCGTAGGCCTGGCGGCGCGTGACACGCTCCGCCTCGAGGCCGCCATGCCGCTGTTCGGTCACGAGCTCTCCGAGGAGATCACGCCGTCGCAGGCGGGGCTCGGCTTCGCCGTGAACCTTAAGGGACGCGAGTTCATCGGCAGCGAAGCGATCGCGCAAAGCGGCGAAGAAGCGCACCCGACCCGCGTCGGCCTAGTGCTGGACGGCAAACGCTCCCCCCGCCAGGGCTACCCCGTGATGGCCGGCGACGCCCAGGTGGGCGTGGTCACCAGCGGGGGCTACTCGCCGACGCTCGATCGGCCGATCGCGATGGCGTATGTTGGCCCCACGATGCACGCCGTGGGGACCGGCCTGGAGGTCGACCTCCGCGGCCAACGCCTGCACGCCACGGTGGTCGAGCTGCCCTTCTACCGGCGGCCGTCAAGCAGCAAGTGA